The genomic interval CATCTTCATTGTATAAGAGCTCCTATCCTCTGTATTGATTGCCATCCTCTCGAAAAAAGATTGGGAGACTCTCTGGTTATAGATCAATAGAACATTCCTTTGGAGTCTTTGGCTTAGAAGATGCAAGAAAACCTTAAACAACAATGGGAAGcctttttatatttttccttttcttgaaTCGCGACTGCTTTATCATGGTGTAAATGTTAGTTCCTTTAACAATAAATGATATGTTGGCCGGTTGGAAGAATTTCTTGTGATCACCATTGGGTAGGACGTAGGGGTTTGGCTTACCTCTTATTTTGCAGTTTTTCATTCTTTCAATGCAGATTTGTTCCTATAAAAGACGTGGACAATTTTGCATTATTGTATACGATATCAAGTCTCACAGATGAGGGATAGCTTTCTATAATCAGAaagaaaagatggaaaaatgTTATTCATGTACTTAATACTTATAAGTATGTGGCCATACACCTTTAAAAATCTGTGGGATAGTTGAATTAGAGTGCGGCGAGAAAAGTGATTGATACCATTAGAAAATTCATTCTGCGACCTAACAGATTCTAAAATATCTCCAACAAAAGAGAATCCACTGAACTAGAGGGAAGGGCAGCCAACTTTGAACTGTCTTTGGAGGCTCTTTCATTTTGtgattgcctttttttttttctttttttctttttttgtttttcaatgatCTTCAAGTACTTTCAGTTTTTCTTATTGAAGGCTAATTTTAAAGCCAAAAAAGAAACGACTATTAccattatttattattgtttaaatgaaaaagcatacttttttagataaaatgatGAAAGTATTCATTATCCTGAcagaatcaattttatttatttattatatatatatatatatatttttttttatttcgcTCTAACTTTTTTCTTGTAAGTTAGAGCAAGTCTAATAAATCAGTCCTTTTGTTTTCCATTAAGAAATGTATTATTTTTCACTATTATTTTCTGTATCCACAAGTTTGAACATGTATATATTGTATGTATCTATTTCCGAAGAATGTAGAAGATCTAATACTCTTTTAAGCATCTAACAACCGTTGGGTGTCTACTGTTTGTTAACATCGTCAGGTTACTGAATCCTCTATTGAAGCATTCATCCGCAAAATGTTTTGAAGGATCCATCTAGTAAAACACACCTGaacttttcttatatttttttgtttggtcGATGTGGAGTTATGAGTTgagtattttttctttttgggaatGGTTGGTTAGTTAAATTCCCCCATGGCTGGATGAAGGGAAAGAACTTTGGACTGATTGATCCACAATCTGACTTTCTAAGCATATGCCAATTTATGCCCTTTCCAATTATCTTTCTGTATCCTCTGTTGTGTTTTTAATATTGTTCATCTATTGGAAATTGTATCCTACTGATCTATCCCTCTCCCTCTCTCAATTTAACAGCGATTTTATGGTTTTGCCATATGCTTTGTTGCTGGTGTAACATGTACGTTGATGGTAAGTATCCTTGAAACTAATATTGATCTCACCTTTCTGTTTTTTAAGTCTTTCCAAATTTACACATACTATACCTCGCAAGTGTAATGTTGACTTCGTAATAGAAGGTGATCTTTTCATTTGTAATGCAACACTAAGTGTAAGTCCGAGATGGTATTATCTACCTTTGTTAATTTGTTGCTATCTGCTAATTTGTTTTATCATTTCAGTAGAAATAAATGGAGGTTGTCTTTGTGTATCTAAGTTGCATGTAGCATAGAATTACAAATAGTAATGAAAATGGTTGGAATGCATATTCCATCATTCCAAGTATTGTGAACACAGTCTATCTGAGCGAACAAATACCAGTacgtattaaaaaaaaaaaaaagaagctaaAATAAAACTAGAGTCCTACTACAAAATGCTCtccaaaatttaatcatttaacAAATTGCAATGAAAATACTCGTTCCAAGGTTTGCAGTTTAGATGATACCGATCTTGTTTGCTACATTTAAGGCATCATAATCTGGAGTTAACCTAATGTTTGCCTTCTTCGTTCCATCGGGCCTGATTAAGGTGTTCACTTTCTTGGTCTGAATATCATACATCTTCTTGACAGCATCTTTAATACTTTTCTTGTTGGCACAAATTTCAACAATAAAGGCAAGGGTGTTATTATCCTCAATCTTCTTCATTGCAGATTCTGTGGTCAGTGGGTAATTCAAATTTGATACTGGTCCAACTTGTTCCTTGGAGGTACACTGATCCTAGGATACTTGGGATTCCTATCCTTCTTCAGTGTCTTTGGCCTATGGAATCTGCTGATGTTCTAATCTTCTTAGCCTTCTTGAAACTTTGCCCAGACTTAACTGCTTGGCAGCCTTCAAGGCTGGAGCCTTGGGATCAGCCTTTTTGCTACTGTCGGCTTTAGGTGCCATTGTTGAATATCCTAGACCAGAAAAACTTACCTGCGAAGAGAGGGATGGCAAGATGGAAAGTGAATTAGGGTTTCTAAAACGGAGCTATTAGATATGACCTTCAATCAGAATCACAAATAGAGGTTGTGTATTTATAGAACAACTCACTGGTCCATGTCTCTTACCATCATAAAGATTTTGAAGATTGGTCATTGTTGGATATGAAAAAGTATGAGCCGAAGAGAGCTACTAAAGGTTCCTCAATTGGCTTAATTCAAAAAGGAAGAAATATTAAAAAGGATTTTTGACAGAGAACTACATATAGTGGTTAAGAAAACATTTATGGGTTTCATCCACACTTGGAGAACCCTTCAAAGTCACGGATGCTTCTTTCATATATAACATCCAAGCTATATCACTTTATTTGACCACACGATTTTTGCTTTTTCTTCAGACCTATTGCTGCAAGGGAATTTCAGAACAAATGATTGAACTTTGTTGAGGTTACCCCAATTTAATCTGAACTTCATGAGAACGACATTCTGCAATCTGTTTGAACCTGCTTTCTGTGTTTAATGGGGAAGAAACCATTGATCACTGATTCACTTGCTGCTCCATTGCCCTTTTGTGCTCAATGATTGGTCCTTTATTTTAGAAGAGTTTGGTCTCCATTTGTCTCCCCTAAAAGGTTGATGATTGGCTGCTTGAGGTCTTGTTAGGGAGTCATTTTTCTGTTAGGAGTCCCTTCACCTGCACTTATAAATCCTAACAAAGTACACAATTTCGAGAAATACAGAGCAAGGACCTCTGTATGTTATTTATGTATATTAGCAGAAAATATCATGACTACAAGAAGAAAACTAGAACAAGTTCAAAAGAAGATAAAGATAACAACCAACACATTCAAGAGGGCTGGAAATCCTCTCCCCCAAGCCTTAGGTCGCTCACAATTCTCATACCTCTCTCTTTCCCCAAAATCCCTTCATAAACATCTCGTACCTGTGCTCTCCTCTTCTTTCTAACAGACTCCACTCCCCACTAATGACTTGTTCCACCTGAATTTCCATTATTGCCCATTCTCTTACAAGTGTGTATAATTGGAGGCCTCGCAAGTTCTATAGGGCTGTGCCATTAAAGCTGTTTTATGGTAGACTTGGAAGGAGCAAAATCTTAGAATCCTTGAAGATTGTAGAAGTTTGAAGGGTTCTTTTGTCCATGGTATACAGCAGCTTCTTTGGTAGAGTTCAAGTCACAAAGattttttatgtacttatagCCTTTGCcttgattattataatttataagacTTTTTTGTCTTAGCTCTTTCTGCTTTGGGTCAGGGGTTCTCTCTACTCCTTGCTCTTTAATTTGTCATCCTTTTGTCGATATGGATATACATATTCTGtttcatattgaaaaaaatattgtttgaaGAACTGCAGTGGATGAAGATATGTTATGTTCTAATACTGTTGGACAAGATTTTTCTCTGAATGTCCTTTTACTGTTAGACAAAATCTGGGATTGTTTAGCAATCCAACTGCAGATATATCATGTCATCTGCATGTATATTTTTCTGCATAGAAGGTTTTCATACTCCATCCACACAATTATAAATTGGCTTGTATTGATATGCTTATACAATACCACTCAATCCTTTTTACCTTTGAACATTTGATGTATCTTTCATTGATAATGAAAAGTTTGTTTctaggttaaaaaaaaatggtcacaCAAATGTAGAAGCTAGGAATTCTATTCCTCGTCTAGTTTTCAGGTCAAGGAAAAGTTTCTTTAAGTTGATATATTCAACATTTACTTCTTTGAATTCTAAAGTTTGATATATTCAACACTTACTCTGGACGGAATTGATTATCTTCTTGTAAGCACTGATATGCATCTTGTTTATTTGCATGCTACAGTCTATGCTTGTTTTCTTCAATCCAATCAAATTTGGAATAGCTTTCACATTGGGAAACATGCTATCACTTGGAAGGTTTGTGTTTATATGTTGTTCTACGTTCTGATTAATACTTATTGAGGGGCTTTTTTTATAAGCTTCACTTAGCTTATTGCAGGTATACTATCTTCCGTTTTGGTGACTGGTCTTTGCTCTTGATCGAAAGTTGTCTCTAATCTTAAAAATATTGTTCGGTATTGCAGTCAGCTAAATATGTGTTAAATCCTATTCATCTGGTTGATATGCTTAGTTGGCCTGGTTAGTTTTCACAGTCCCTGTTTTGGTGTTTGGTTGGGTGGATGGTAAGTGGTAATAGGTTTTGACTGCTGGTTCATGTAATTGGTGAGTACAGTACTCCCAGGAACGTTCATGGAACTTTTATGCTTGAACTTTGAAAATCTAGGAGAGGTGAACCAAATTTGGTGTGAGCAATAAATATAGGAATCAATTTGAATGCTGGGAATCACAATTTGAACTAGCTCAAATAAAAATCGACCAAATCCATACAAAAGATATTTTGTACGATATCTGTTCATAGAAGATTGGAAAACTCTCTGACTTGCTATCGGCAAAACTTTCTTTTGAGCTATTTGGTGTGAAAAGAATGGGTAGATTAGATTTTCTGTTGGATTTCTGGATATCCTTTATATCTTTGTGATATTAGATGTGcattatttgtttgtttataatttatttttaagattGTTTCGTTGTTGGTAGATGGTCTTTCTTCTATATAAAAAGACCTTGTATTTGCTcacaaatatagagaagaaaTATAATAACATTTCCATACCAAATTGGAGTTGGTATCATAGTGGGCCCTCTCTAAAACCCTAAAAGAGAGGGGGAAAAAAACCCTAGCCATCGCGGCTAGAATCAGAAGAACCTAGCTGCTGACTCTAAGTGGTGTAATCTACTTCCGGTCAAAATATTGTGTGGTCACAAGTGATTCAAGTTCAGGTGGCCATTCTTTGTGAGTCACAGACTATCAAAGGCTTTGAAGCTTCGTGGGCCTTCCTATTCGACAAGTTCTCCAGCGAGGTTGATGGTTATTTCCAGCAAAGACTGAGCGCCACCAACACCGTTGCTTGTTGTCGCTGGTTCAAATAAATCGGTTTAGTTCGGTTTGGTTCACTATTTACTTGGTTCAAGTTTGGTTTTTCAGCATTTGGTTCAACTTTCTTTCCTGTAACCTTTTATCTGTCAGAAAGCTTTGTCGagattcaaattgtcatatcaCCTTCATTATGCTTTTCTGCATCACAACTTGGGAGCGCTAGGATGTTTGATGGTCTCTATACTTCAATGAAGGTTCTTTTACTAATAAAAATGACTTAGGGTCTTAGTAATATCAATTATCTTTCTGTTCCTAAACAAATCATGCTTTGGCATCGTAGGTTAGGACATCccaattttctctattttatacatttgtttccaaatttgttaaaaaatgtGGATTGTTCATCTTTTCATTGTGGTAAATTTAGTTATGTAAACACTTCAATCGGTCTTCAACTTTTATTAGTGGCCGTCCTCGTGGAAGAATCTTGGCTTTTCGTGGGTTAAGAAGGGGATCCACTTTCTCCATTCCTTTTCCTAATTGTAAATGAGGTTTCTAGCGCTTTAATTGAAAAAGTTCATCTTAAAGGGGCTTATGATGGTTTAGAGTTGGAAAAGACAAGGTTCACGCCTCTcttgtactttgagcattagtcttattttattttactagtGAAGAGTCTCGTTtccatctaaaaaaaaaaaaagacaaggtTCACGTTTTTCGCCTTCAATTTGCCGATGATACCTTACTTTTTTGTACAGATAATGACGATATgttcaattcactaatccaaacGGTGGAACTTTTTGAATGGTGCTGGGGTTTGAAAACTTTTTGAATGATACTTGGGTCTGCCTCTTGGAGGATATCCCAATTCAGAAACTTTCTGGTAGCCAAGGCCCGGTGTTAGAGAAAATTCAGAAATATGGCTTGCAGGTAGCAATATCAACTACTTGGTGAGAAGGAGCTTAGTTTCAAAGTCGAAGTTGGATGGAGGAGTTTTCCTTGGCGATTTAAAAGCCAGAAATATGGCTTTGTTAGCTAAATGGGGATGGTGTTTTGTGAATGAACCACATGCTTTTTAGAAGAAAGTCATTATCATCATTCATGGTTCTTTAGTTTTTGGTTGGAATTCTGCTTCAAGAACTAATTTGAGCTTTTGAAGCCCTTGGATGAATATCTCAAAGCTTTGCAAGCAATTTGATGCTCTTGTTCATTTCAAATTGGGAACTTCTTTTTTGAAACCTTCTTTCCCTCGGCTGGTTGCTGTTTGCTCATCTCCTAATGTGCCTATTTTGGATCATTGGGATGCTTTAATTGGTGCTTGGCATATTCCTTTTCGTCGACTCTTAAAGGATGAAGAAATACTcgattttttcaataatttatttCCTGAGTTTCAGCTGCTTCTATTGGGCAAAATGATGATTCTAAACTTTGGTCTCTTGAACCTTCAAGTATTTTATCGGTTAAATTTCTAACCAAACATTTTGTATCTTCTGCCAATGATTAAAGAGGAGTAGTCAACCCTTTGGAAGTCCAAAAGCTCAGAACGGATCATTATTTTGATATGGATTATGTTGAATGGCAACCCTAATACTTTAGAGGTGTTGCAAAAGAAGAATCCCAAGAAGTACTTAATGCCATCGGTTTGTTATGGCTCTTATGGGAGGGAGTTCTCTCTACCCCTTGTCCTTAAGTTGTCTTCCTTTtgataattttcatgcaaatcttcttgtttcttaaaatttaaaaaaaaaaaaaaaagaaaaaaagaaaagaaaagaaaagaaaaaaagaagaagaaagatgtgAGAACACAATTCATAGGATCTGAAATGTGGTGTGATGAAAGAGGAGAGACATAAGGTGGTGAACTTGCAAATGAATTTGAAGATGGGTTTTGTGGGAACGAGGAAGGGAATCAAAGGAGTTGATGAAATTAGCTAGGGGTCTTTTCTAGAAATATTGCAAGTGATGAGGAAGATACAAACAATATAGGCATCAAAGTGTCAGCAGTGTGAGAGTAGGGTATGcaatgataaaaagaaaaagatattacTGTTTAGACTACAGGTATTTTAGCAGGCTGTAAATTGAAACGAACCCTCCGAGTTCCCTTTGTTCTTTTGGGGATAAAAACCGCTCTTTGATCAAGAGAAGTGAAAGAATATACAAGAgcttaaaagaaaagaaaaataagggcCCCAATGAGAGAGGCCTGCTGGCTGACGGTCATAAGGAGACTCTAAACCTAGCCACATCCCAAACTTTCTCACcctatctctctctctttaaaaATTCTATAATTCCTCTTAATCTAAATCTCCCACAAAATTGTGAATAAGCTAGCCTGTCAAAAAAAATTTGCCTTTCTCGAAGGGAGAACTCTAGAGCGAAACCCTCAGTGTTGGATCCAGGTTTAAGTAGGTCTAGCTATAGCTAACTCTTCTTTACTTGATCTGTGGCTTAAATGGTTAGGTATTTTATATGTTCAAGATTGTAAGCTAGCATAAAAAAGTAAGCCAAAGTTTGTGGGGTAGGCCATTGGAATTCGACATGTGGGTCATACAACTCTTTAACCCATTTTTTTGTCCAAACTCGTTCGCCGACAGTTCCTTGAAGGTAAGGTAGTGTCTTCATATGGGTGGTTCAATAAGATGTGCAACGActgcaggaaaaaaaaaaaaaaaaaaaaaaaactaatggcAAAGGACCAAAGGTATGTGGGACCCTGTTCAAGATGGTTTGTGGAACTTTTCACAATAGGATATTCTCATTAATGGAATTATAGGGTctaaataaaagatttaatcTAACAGATTCAAAGGCtaaaacagaaattacaactTGTAATAAACTACTGTTAATATCCTCCTAAAAAAAATGACCGGCTAGGACATTAGTTTGGAACATAAGTATGAAATATATCGAAAGTAAGAGCTTTAGTGAACATATTGACAAGCTGCTGAGAAGTATGAACATATTGAAGAAGCACATCTTTATGAACAACTTTCTCCCGAACAAAATGAAAATCCACCTCAGTGTGCTTCCATTAGGATTATGCTTAATTCGGTACACCCAATTGCTGTCTTTCCACTTGGTAAGGGGGTTAAAACCCAAGTTTCTTGTTTTACCAAAGCATTGTATTCCTCTCTCATTGCATCTGATCCAACCAAACTCTGACCTTGGATACTTtcgaaattttattttatttttttgttgttgcTAAGTTTGATTGTTTTTGTGGCAGCACAGCATTTCTCATAGGCCCCAAAAGGCAAGTGACAATGATGCTTGATCCTGTTCGGATTTATGCAACAGCTATATACCTTGCTAGCATGATATTTGCCCTTTTTTGTGCTCTCTATGTAAGTTGTGCTGTGGTTCCCTTGAAATCTTATAGTAATAACCCATGACCCATGTATAGGGAATCCTCGTCTTCGTTGAGGCAAGTCATTGTTAATGTCTCATCTCCTTTCATATCATTACAATGCAGGTTCACAACAAGGTGTTGACACTTCTTGCACTCATTTTGGAATTTGGTGCCCTAATTTGGTTAGTATACGTAGTTTCTTCTCATATCTTACTATTTTATCTCACTCATTTTAACATCTATTAATTTCTCTTGAAAATCTAGAGCAGATGTCGTGTGTCTGTGCCTGTGCAtgtttctttaaatttattaaactaaaatCGATTATCAGATTATTTTGTCCTCCTTAtttatttgggttttttttttctgtttaatGACAATGCACATTCCTTTGAAGGAAATATTTAAGCACGTGAACTCAAATGAACCCTTCACTACTAGTGCCAGTTGTGGAAACATCAGTTAAATTTGGCTCTGCCACTGTCAAGTTCCTCTGTAGGAATCATTTCTAACTCACTATAAGAACCTCTTCACTGGGGGTTTAAATGCCAAGTTagggttattaaaaaaaaatagcaaatatGTGAGGTATTTTGGAACTTCTTTCAAAAATAGAGTTGTTTTGTTGTCTTATTGAGTTGCGTCCCTGGTAATAACgcactttctttctttttttttggtcattcttttattttattttcgttTTGTTTTACCGGGGAGCTTGCCGATATCTCTTCTTCCCCGTTTTGATCTTCTCCTTCGCTGCCTTTTTCTGTCTTTTGTTTAGTCTCCTTCTCCCGTCTCTCTTATTCTTATTATTTGTTTTCGGACAAAATGCACTTTTAGTCTTTAAGATTTGAGGTTAGTGTCTATTTGGTCcctgaattttcaaaatgaacACTTTAGCCCCTAAGATTTGAAAAATACTTCTAAATGGTCTCTGAGTTAATTTGACCATTAGCTGACTGATAGAAAAGTGACATGACATGTTAAGTAGACAAATTTTTAGTGAGGTGGCATTTTTTAccgatttatatttatttttttaattaggtaattcttttatcttttttctctctctcttttcctttctctctcCCAGTATTCCTCCTTTAAATCTATCTCTTCAATAACACACTTAGAGAACTGAAGGTTGTAAAACACCCAACACTCAACGAAGGTAGAAAAACAATCCATTTGTTGAAAAAAACCATTTCTTtatgaaaaagaagagaaacacGGTTGGGTATGAGTTGTTGAATTATACCAATTTGTAGTAAAATTATAATAGACTGAATTCAGAGCAAGCCAAATATGGAAAAAAGGGGGTAAAATGCACTTTTGGTCTCCGAGGTTTGAAGTTGATGTTTATTTAGTCTTTAAGGGGGCGTTTGAGGCAACGACTGTCCtgagactataataaccacctttTGTAGTCCTCAATTAGCTacagtcaacactatttcaaaactccaATTTGCTATAGTATTTAGTATTTGctatagttttactattttacattcatcgttttttttttcctttacaacagtatttactatttccttctcaaattaaaatagtttacacctcaaatacATAATATTATAACCacactaaaataatctacaccccaaacacaaactattataatccaactatagtAATCaaggactataataaccaacttcttGCCCGAAACGCCCCCTAAGGTTTCAAAAGAGATACTTTAATCCCTT from Benincasa hispida cultivar B227 chromosome 10, ASM972705v1, whole genome shotgun sequence carries:
- the LOC120087764 gene encoding vesicle transport protein SFT2B — translated: MEKMNQAFEKMKMLVGVEVDDERQASTATIDDGNSSWFMDDFNRNCTLSTKQRFYGFAICFVAGVTCTLMSMLVFFNPIKFGIAFTLGNMLSLGSTAFLIGPKRQVTMMLDPVRIYATAIYLASMIFALFCALYVHNKVLTLLALILEFGALIWYSLSYVPFARSMVSKVMVACLDTEF